A section of the Streptomyces xinghaiensis S187 genome encodes:
- a CDS encoding GMC oxidoreductase, with translation MAEGKYDYDVIVVGSGFGGSVSALRLTEKGYRVGVLEAGRRFTRDSLPKTSWDLKNFLWAPALGLYGLQRIHLLDNVMILAGAGVGGGSLNYANTLYVPPRPFFEDRQWGHITDWQEELKPYYEQAQRMLGVRLNPTTTPSDVHLKAAAEKMGVGDTFHHAPVGVFFGDGKDADGRTLAEPGAEVPDPYFGGAGPDRKACTECGECMTGCRHGAKNTLNENYLYLAEKAGAVVHPMTSVTAVTEDGDGGYAVSTVPTDKRRKFRKKPKVLRARQVVIAAGTYGTQTLLHTMRDQGLLPRVSDRLGELTRTNSEALVGSMTSPARYRKKYGKEPDFTKGVAITSSIHPDENTHIEPVRYGKGSNAMGLMTTLQVPHGSRLPTALAHALHCLRHPVLLLRSLSNRRWSERTIIGLVMQSLDNSLTTYRKTKGPGKGLLTARQGHGAPNPVFLPEGAEAARHIAEDINGFPGTNIGEVMGTPLTAHFLGGCPIGEDADHGVIDPYHRLYGHPGIHVVDGSAVSANLGVNPSLTITAQAERAISLWPNKGDADPRPAQGEEYVRLPAVEPRSPAVPEGAFAELRLPVMLPVPAVPPKAKVPEPRTEETVPAEPAGAVEPAGPAGSAAPAAPAAADGAAATEPSPNGRPAGA, from the coding sequence GTGGCCGAAGGCAAGTACGACTACGACGTGATCGTCGTGGGCTCCGGTTTCGGCGGATCCGTATCCGCCCTGCGGCTGACCGAGAAGGGCTACCGCGTCGGCGTCCTCGAAGCCGGCCGCCGCTTCACCCGGGACAGCCTCCCCAAGACCTCCTGGGACCTCAAGAACTTCCTGTGGGCGCCCGCGCTGGGCCTCTACGGCCTGCAGCGCATCCACCTCCTCGACAATGTGATGATCCTGGCCGGCGCCGGGGTCGGCGGCGGCTCGCTCAACTACGCCAACACCCTCTACGTACCGCCGCGCCCGTTCTTCGAGGACCGCCAGTGGGGCCACATCACCGACTGGCAGGAGGAGCTGAAGCCCTACTACGAGCAGGCCCAGCGCATGCTCGGGGTCCGGCTCAACCCGACCACCACCCCCTCCGACGTCCACCTGAAGGCCGCCGCCGAGAAGATGGGCGTCGGCGACACCTTCCACCACGCGCCCGTCGGCGTCTTCTTCGGCGACGGCAAGGACGCGGACGGCCGGACCCTGGCCGAGCCGGGCGCCGAGGTCCCCGACCCGTACTTCGGCGGCGCCGGACCCGACCGCAAGGCGTGCACCGAGTGCGGCGAGTGCATGACGGGCTGCCGCCACGGCGCCAAGAACACCCTCAACGAGAACTACCTCTACCTCGCCGAGAAGGCCGGTGCCGTCGTCCACCCGATGACCTCGGTCACCGCCGTCACCGAGGACGGGGACGGCGGCTACGCGGTCTCCACCGTCCCGACGGACAAGCGCCGCAAGTTCCGGAAGAAGCCGAAGGTGCTCCGCGCCCGGCAGGTCGTCATCGCCGCCGGCACCTACGGCACCCAGACGCTGCTGCACACCATGCGCGACCAGGGCCTGCTGCCGCGCGTCTCGGACCGGCTCGGCGAACTCACCCGCACCAACTCCGAGGCCCTGGTGGGCTCCATGACCTCACCGGCCCGCTACCGCAAGAAGTACGGCAAGGAGCCGGACTTCACCAAGGGCGTCGCCATCACCTCCTCGATCCATCCGGACGAGAACACCCACATCGAGCCGGTCCGCTACGGCAAGGGCTCCAACGCGATGGGCCTGATGACCACCCTCCAGGTGCCGCACGGCTCCCGGCTGCCGACCGCCCTCGCCCACGCCCTGCACTGCCTGCGCCACCCCGTGCTGCTGCTCCGCTCGCTGTCCAACCGCCGCTGGTCGGAGCGGACCATCATCGGCCTCGTCATGCAGTCCCTGGACAACTCCCTGACCACGTACCGCAAGACCAAGGGCCCGGGCAAGGGACTGCTCACCGCCCGCCAGGGCCACGGCGCGCCCAACCCGGTCTTCCTGCCGGAGGGCGCCGAGGCCGCCCGGCACATCGCCGAGGACATCAACGGCTTCCCCGGGACCAACATCGGCGAGGTGATGGGCACCCCCCTCACGGCGCACTTCCTCGGCGGCTGCCCGATCGGCGAGGACGCGGACCACGGCGTCATCGACCCGTACCACCGGCTCTACGGCCACCCCGGCATCCATGTCGTGGACGGTTCCGCGGTCTCCGCCAATCTGGGCGTCAACCCGTCGCTGACGATCACGGCGCAGGCCGAACGCGCCATCTCCCTCTGGCCGAACAAGGGGGACGCGGACCCCCGCCCGGCCCAGGGCGAGGAGTACGTACGGCTGCCCGCGGTGGAACCGCGCTCCCCGGCCGTCCCGGAGGGGGCTTTCGCGGAACTGCGGCTCCCGGTGATGCTCCCGGTGCCGGCCGTGCCGCCGAAGGCGAAGGTGCCGGAGCCCAGGACGGAGGAGACGGTGCCTGCCGAGCCCGCCGGGGCCGTGGAGCCGGCCGGGCCCGCCGGGTCCGCCGCTCCGGCGGCACCGGCGGCGGCCGACGGGGCCGCGGCGACGGAGCCGTCACCGAACGGCCGCCCCGCCGGGGCATGA